A window of Danaus plexippus chromosome 12, MEX_DaPlex, whole genome shotgun sequence contains these coding sequences:
- the LOC116772425 gene encoding uncharacterized protein LOC116772425, producing MSSEIRLVQEIEKYECLYNSSLPEYNRKDLTEEAWAQVSYSTDLTVAECKEKWRNIRSSLLRNLKPSEKSRKPYYLMPFLHFVIPFLKPINNPEVKDELNLLRTATKEPDIYLCTVKSEDECQLMCDTQSFINTTVMSDDETQSDPLLSQSISLPQKRRNRESTYGVTNKRLVQKEIYTEMSSSMSTIEPPRTSNESMKYFLLSLLPELETMSEEQIRQFKIKTMMAIDNIKSNVGNETINFHSNKERLQKKLINLLIKNLAKN from the exons ATGTCGTCTGAAATACGATTGGTACAGGAAATAGAAAAGTACGAGTGCTTGTACAACAGCAGCCTACCAGAATATAATCGGAAGGATTTAACAGAGGAGGCGTGGGCACAAGTGTCCTATAGCACTGACCTTACAG tagctgaatgtaaagaaaaatggAGAAATATCAGAAGTTCACTTCTGAGAAATCTTAAGCCAAGTGAAAAGAGTCGAAAACCGTATTACTTAATGCcgtttttacattttgttatacCATTTCTAAAACCAATTAACAACCCTGAAGTCAAAGATGAACTTAATTTACTTCGAACAGCAACAAAGGAGCcggatatatatttatgtactgtGAAATCAGAAGATGAGTGTCAATTAATGTGTGACACTCAGTCATTCATCAATACAACAGTCATGTCTGATGACGAAACGCAAAGCGATCCATTACTGTCCCAATCGATCTCGTTGCCTCAAAAGAGAAGGAACAGAGAAAGTACATACGGTGTGACGAATAAGAGACTTgttcaaaaagaaatttataccGAAATGAGTAGTTCAATGTCAACAATTGAGCCCCCGAGGACTAGTAACGAgtcaatgaaatatttcttattaagtcTCTTGCCTGAATTAGAAACAATGTCAGAAGAACAAATACGACAATTCAAAATCAAAACGATGATGGCCATTGATAACATAAAGTCTAATGTTGGCaatgaaactattaattttcacTCGAATAAGGAGCGCCTTCAAAAGAAACTTATCAATTTACTCATAAAAAATCTTGCCAAAaactga